GTTCTGGTGAGATCAGTTTCCATGTGGCTCACATCGAGCCTGAAGCCTTACCTTTCATCCAGTCGACCACTTGACTGGAGCTCCACTTGCTCACAGGCTCCATCACCAGTGCCATGGCAGAAGTTTGTCTTGTTCACGCTcgacaaaagaaaaacactcccAACAAACCCACTCCACCCCCTCTCTCTAAGAAAATGTGCGAATGAAAGATGAgaatttaagaaaaataaaaaataaaatatgagagAAGGGCTCTCTTAATTCTTCTCTGCTGGGTGTTTACAAACAAAACGAGGTAGGTCCAAAAGGTCCAAAATGTCGCTTTGAGAAGCCTGAGCGCAGCGCAGCAGACTTGAGCACATTCCTGTGCTATTTGCTCGCTTGAAAGAGCTCTTTTACTTGTCATTCATGTCAGGCTCACTGGCGGTGATGCTGGTGGGTCGCTGCTGCCCGACCCCCCTTTCAAAATACATCCCTGTACCAtccagagcagaggagaaccGCGCACAGACTGCGAGTACTTGCTGGTGTCTGGAAAGGTTGGGTTCGCTCTGAGCatcctccctcacacacagacatggagcCCTCACCGTGCGAAGCATGCGAGTATGAGGGGCTATTAATGCCGCCAGGAGTCTGAGCTGGAGATGTGTCTTAATGGGAATTAATGAGGCCCGGATTAGACTGGATTTCGATAGGAATTAGAGCTGAGTCCATGAAAAGCTTGGCTGAGTGGCGGCACCGTAGTCCAGGAATGAACAAGCAGATAACAGGAGAGTGCCGAAAAGATGTTAAGACATTCATTCGATTGAGATTTTTTAGATCACTCAGTAGGTTTACTGTTCATCCAAACACTCACCACAGCACAGGGAAGCAGTGGTCAGAGTACATAAGAGCATTAACTAGTAaattttacatgtatttattttaagagCTTGTTGGTTGACAGGCCGTCCACGGGCCCGTCATGAGCCTCATGTTTGTGCTTGTCTAGCATGTGGATTTTGTAATGTGATATATGTGACTTTTGATAGTAACAAAGGGAAGGAGAAATAACATAGTATTGTCATATATTCTCATTTGTCAGCTGTCTATTTGCTCCCTCTAATAGTCTTATTTTTGCAATATTCCACTAGTTTTAATGATGGCTGCCACACAGAATCCCAATCTGTGTAACTCAGTTAGGAATTAGTTTaacttaataataattaatCTAAGTGAATTTTGCTCATTAAACTTTGTGACAGTCTAGTTAGAAACCTTGATCCCAGCTGTACAGcctgaaaatcaaacacagctCAAGTTCCACATCTTCAAACTGGCTTATTTACAGCATTACAGCAGTTTCTCTAAGGTTAAATGAGCTTATGTGTTATGTTTCAGGTAGGAATGGGACTCAATAGCAGACACTCAGACAGGGAGTAAGGGAAAACAGGAATTTATTGAATGTGCGAAGAGGTAACCTGTAGCTGGGAAGTCCAGGGAACAGCAGGCGAGGCATGAGGTAACAAGGTGGTGTGCAGTGTGCAGACACGCTGGAGCACACAGCactcaggtggtgtgagtactTGCGTGGCAGGCACATGGTGATGGAGGCACATGAAGCAAGGTGGTGATGGGTTGGCGGCTTGAGGCAGGTTGAGGCAAGAGGCTGGGTGGCATGGTGGCAGAGGCACTGAGGCTGGAGACCAATGCTGGTGAACTCACTGATCcagaacaaaggaaaaaaagacacaaaggaTGACACACTGGAGACAGATGCCAGAGAAACTACCACAAGGTGAGAACAAACACCAGCAACACTTGAACTGGCCAACAATACCTCTGAGtagcagaaacaatctggcaacaagTCTTCAGCAGTGCACAGTCTTTATAATGTGCTGATtatgatgagtcccagctgagtAGGAGTGAGCACCCAGCCACCTTGAgagaaccacgcccagcctctgtCAAAAaaggagacacaggaaacacagcccacacctctccacagcacacgATACCAAGAGTCCttccaaaccaccacatcatgcctttgtgtgtgagagaagtaCTGATCATCTGACTTCCAAGTTTtccgtgcttgtgtgtgtcttataTGTAATCATGCCTAACCCCCAAGATTCCATGTCCCTCTAGAAAGGCGCCCCTAATAACCAGTGGGAGTCACCAGTGTCATAAGAGGTATGTGATCCCTCACTGGCGTCCCAGCCATGGACACTGTGAATTGACCAGCCATGGATTGGGCTCAGGTCTGTGTGGCTGTTGGtgaatgttttttcatttttctagaTTTCTTCACATATGAGCCTAAATAATTGCACAAGCTCACCTACACGTCTGCAAGCACTAAAAGAGCTGAAGCCACGTTTATTCTCCACAGTGCGAACGGCAACAGTGTGAATACATCATAAACCACTGATAAATCCATTTAGCGCAATCACTCCCTTGCTTCTCCGTCGATGCTTCGGGCACTGATCACCCTCCATACACTTCACTGTTTTCTCCTGCCGTCTTTGTGACTGCTCACGCCTCCGTCGCACAAAGCGCAGTGTAGCGGTCACTAACGAGACGAGGACGCTGACATGCGCCtcgctttttttttcctgtgttggTAAACAGCTTCAGGGTGTAAGCCTATATTCACTGCATAGACACTCATTGTACTGCAAATATTACATTTAAACTGAAAGTCATAGCCTATCATATAGACCAAACAATAAACTCACACGCACTCTTTTAGTTTGTGCATGCTTATCCTGTAGAAACACTACTGTGATTTCGTTTCTTTAAgtaattttgttttcaaaagTAGGTCCAATAATGCTTTTGTTCTTTGGAATAACTAATTGTTTTTCTACCGTGGCATAAAAGTGGCATAAAAAAAGAACCGATTTATTGAATCCGCATCAAATCAATAGGTTACATTCAAATTTCTAATTCTCCACAAAGCAAGGAGAAGACATGACTGTAACCAataattttcaaatatttttcgATGGCAATTAtatgaaaacatcagaaaccCCAGCAATGCTTGTACCCACATTCAAGATAATCCACAATTAGAACAGTACAAAGATAGGGAGCTGTCGTGTTCGATAATGCAGCCCATTGATGGAAATACATAACACTGtattaaaaaattaataatgaaatacaAGCAAATGTACAGCTCTGTAACAAAAGTATGCTATACAAATTAACATTATTTTACCTTTGACactacattttaatatgtatttaaacTGGAAGGAACTGGTAGGACTTTTCCTTGTCAGTGACGACATTGAAGTATTTCTACTTTAAGTTGAGAAAAAGATCTGcgtacttcttccaccactgagcCATGGAGCAGACGGCGTGCTTTTCACACTTCCGGCCTGTAGGTGGCGGAGTCTGCGCTGTCGCGTCTTGTGCCTCACGCGAAAGGACaagcaagaagaagaattcTCGGCTTCCTGAATTGACATGACGCCACGGTAAGATAACGTTTATTCACGGTAGACATTAGAAAGTATCAGCAATGTATTTCCCTAATTACAAAAGCGATTACATGCACATGTTTGACCGCCATGAAAGTAATGGTGTACTTTTTGCGTGAAACCCCTTTGCCTCATTCCTTGTTTGCGTCCTCCTAGCCCCCCAAAAGTAATAAGCCAAGTGACGTTGCTAACTGCCGCAGTAGACGTTAGACCTTGAGCGCACCATAAAATGCAGTAGACCTAGTTTTCGCTAACTGCGTGGGAAGGGGCCGGTGGTGTTCAAACCGTCGACAGTCGCCGCTGACATATCAAGCTGAAAAGTATAGGCGGAAGAGTAGGCCATGTAAGAGTTGTCTGAAGTTAGCACGATCCGTCAGTCAGACTGAACGATATACTGCTTCTGTTTTTGATGCGTTAATATGCGATAGTGTGCGCAGACTTTACCCGTCTTTTCATTTTAGCGATGAGGAAAAACTTTCGGCACTTTTGACAACCTTTTTACAACTGTATCTGCGCTAAACGTGGTTTACTGTTGCTATTCCAAAACATTTTTGCATGTTCGCCCGCGTGCAACAGTTCATGTGTTATCACCTGGTAATTGATGTGGCTCCATTTTCACAACGGAGCTGCAGCAACATACTGTGCAAAACGCTAACCTCAAACTGCTATCCTTTTCATTTTGGGCTCAAAATCTTACACAATAGCATGCAAAGAACAAATAACTGTCACATGATCAAATGAGCATGGATCAAGTTTATAACAGCATCACAACAAAGGCAAGAATGTGTGTACTCTGCTTTATTGCATTTGAGTTTGTTTTGATGTTCTGTATCTACCATAAACTTAGCATAAAATAGAAGAAACCTGAAAATCTGGCTTGGTGCACATTTCTTTAGATAGAGAGTTTGAGAGCTGATATGTTGTCTTGTTTTCACGTTTGTGCTTCTGCAGGTAAAGACAAGCTACTGTCCTGAGCGCCTCAGGAAAACAATAAGTGATCACAGTGTATGCTTATCATGTTCATCGAGGGCtgacaccccccaccccaccccaccccccaggATATGATGGACCAAGCTGAAATGGAGGCAATGGTCACATCGTCAGGCAGCTCTTCCATTGGGGAGGCAGTGTCTGGTAGAGGACAAAATGtgcctgatgaagatgaagatgaagatgacgGGCTCTACTACATCCCAGACAGAAGACCTTCTCTGGACCTGGGGCCGAATCCAATGGATATTAGCCAGTGGTAATGAGATTTTTCACTTAGTTTTCTGGATATCTTCTGACAGCAGTCTTTGTACCAGGTTTGAGGGGATGtctgcacctgtctgtctggttACCTCCCCGGTTTTCACAAAAAGATAAGATGTGTCATTAGAGAGCCTAAGCGTTCACATGACCTTACAAAAAATAAGTATTCAGAGTATCAGCAGAATCCAAATAAAGttaagaagaggaaaaataatgattaaaaatccAAAGTGGGATTTAGTCCATGTTTGTCCAACCTTCGTAAATCCCTGTAGTCTCcaattccatttttttttttttttttttttaggcatTCGGCAGAAAAGGCCTTGCCTCCAGTTCTGAGCTACTGGTCAATGACAAGTGAGGAGGACTCAGACAACATGGATAGCGAAGATGGGTCCTTCACGAGGTACAAACTACACAAAGTATTTTGCAAAGTTTAAATCAGTCTATAAATCCATGCATTCATCGCAGTAAACTCTTGTAATATGTGCCTTTCAATATACTTTACCTTGCTATCAAAGAAAAACTATAATGACATGTTTTAGTTACCCTGAATATGATTTAAGGCCTCTTGTCATCCTGGTTTTAGGGTCCATCTCAGCAGAGCAGATTCATTCTCTAGCTGCTACTCCTTGGATAGCGATGATTGTGAACAGAGAATCCCAAAGTAAGAAATACATCCATAGatcttgctgtgtgtgtgtgtgtgtgtgtgtgtgtgtgtgtgtgtgtgtgtgtgtgtgtgtgtgtgtgtgtgtgtgtgtgtgtgtgtgtgtgtgtgtgtgtgtgtgtgtgtgtgattacatCCTCGATTGACACTCAAATATGTTCAAATTTCTCCACCGTGGCCTCACTAGGGTGAAAAGCAAAGATGATGCCGTCTCAGAGCCTTCCAACACACCTGAGTTAATCCAAGGCCCAAGTGAGATTATGCATCCCTCTCTGACAGTGGCATTCACTTTCAAGGTCAGTCGTTGttcatctttctgtcttcaCCAGTTTGAAAGAATTAGTTGAAAACAACAGGATTGAATGTTGTCCttcttttggaatcaggctATTTGTAAAACTCTTGGGAAGCTATCCAAGGACAACATTAAGAGATTCAAGATGATGCTGTGGAAGCGTTACCCGCAATCCTTCAGTACCTCTCTCCAAGGCATGGACATGGTGGACCTCGTGGACCGGCTGCTCGAGTGTTACAACCTGGACGTATCTTTGCAGATCACCAAAAGCCTTCTTGAGGAAATTGAGCAAAAGAAGTTGGTTGAATACCTCCAGACTTTGTGCATCAGAAGTAAGTGAGCTCCAGTGCTGCTCAAATTTGATAACATACCGTTTTGAGACAAATGAGAGAATCTTGCAGAAATTTaccgtttttctttttttcagatgaAGTACGTCACGAATTGAGCGAAATTCTGAAGAGAACATACGGAGAAGCATGTGAGGATTCGGCCacggaggcagagaggaagccCTTTGATGATGTCTTTACGGATCTCAACATAACCTCGACGTGTGATAATGGCCCAAATATTGAACATGAGGTCATGACTATCGAAAAGCTGGACAGCAACCGGGAAGAAGGGCAACTGCTTTCTACCAAGGATATTTTGAGCGCTGAAAGGCTGGAGCAGTTGAGCATAAAGCTTATGTTGATCACTGGAGTGGCAGGGTCGGGGAAGTCTATGGCAGTCAGAAGGTTGGTCCTCGATTGGATTGAAGAGCAGTCCCACCAACACGTGTCTCTCTTGTTTCCGTTACCGTTCAGAGAACTCAGACAGTTTGAGGGTTCTAAGATCTCCCTGTTGGATATAATCCACACACTCTACCCACCAACAAGAAAACTGAGGGATGAGGATTATAGATGCGAAGACTGCaaaatcatgtttgtttttgacgGTCTTGACGAGTACAATGGGAAGCTCGACTTCCAAAACACTGAGCTCCTCAGTGACCACACTGATCCCACCACCCTGAACATCATCGTGGTGAACCTGCTCAGAGGGAGGCTGCTCTACCGCGGCCTATTCCTGGTCACCTCTCGGCCACAAGTAAGGCGCTGCATTCCTTGGGATACGCATTGTGATGAGGTGGACGTGCGTGGTTTCTGTGACCCTGACAAGTACTTCACGAAGAGATTTCAGGATCCAGATCAAGCCGCTCGAGTTATTGCACACATCAGATATTTCAAAACcctccacatcatgtgccacCTGCCCTTGTTTTGCTCACTGGTGGCCAGTGAGTACCAGCGTTTATTTAAGGAACAGGGGACACAGGCAGAGCTGCCCAGGAGCATCACCTACATGtacacaaagctgctgctggtgctcaTGCGTCAGTATCGCAGATTTCGAGCTCCAGATCGTAGCccagatgaagagagagactTCCTCATGAAACTTGGAAAGTTGGCCTTCAACATGCTGGAACAGGGCCAGTTCAAGATTACCAGGTGCGACTGGAAAGAGGTTGGAATCGACGAGGAGGAGGCTGTGATTAACAGTGGCCTGTGCACGCAGTACATCACAAAGCCATTTGTCTTGATTCAAGAGAAAGTCCTCAGCTTCATCCACCCCACCATGCAGGAGTACCTTGCTGCTCTTTATGTGTTTCTCACCTTTAGAAACCAGGGGAAGAACACTttagagcagcagctgaaacgCAAGGTCAGGGGAATGTTGAAGGGGTACAAGCCGATGGAGCTGTACAAGAGCGCCGTGGACAGAAGTCTGCTTTGTGAGGGCGGCAAACTGGACATTTTCCTGCGTTTCCTGTTTGGAATGGCAATGGAGACCAACCTGGAACTTCTCCAACCGTTCTGCACCTCTTCTCTAAAGTGGCCAACAGTTGTTGAAGATGCTGCTGCCCTCATCAGGAAGAAGATGAGAGAAAACCAGCATCCTGACAGGAATAACAACTTGCAGCACTgcctggaggagctgggtgTGTGCGAGTCAGAGGCGACGTCCTGTTGATGCAACTCTATAAACACTGACGGATGTTTTGTAATCCTGATGGAGAAACTTTTTTCTATTTCGAGAACATATGCAGTAATGGAGCCTTAGAACCACACGTAATCACCCCTGAAGTCACACTGATGTACCAAAGATGGGGATGGTGTGGTTTaatttgtgttcatgtgagtTTACAGGTgttatttgttgctgtttttacacaATGCACTTACAATCAGAGATTTTTGATAGACATTAATTATTGCTCGCCGGCCTACATTTTAATTTCACTAATAACACGTATTCATGAGGAATATGAGTTAAGAACTAAACTATTTTGCACTTTTGCCTGTCAGTTATTATTCCTCGTCGGCTgtttatgttaatgtttttgtgtttatcagACTGAAGAGCTGCAGTTGTGTTATTGTTCATCCTAGAATGTGTCCATACTTTAATCCCAGTAGTTCTGAGAGTGATACCTGCTGGTGAAAAGTCACCTGTTTGAAATAAATGGCTAATGATGAAGAGAATCAATAGACTCAGCTTGGTCTCATTATAGAGTATATTTTGGTGTGGTCACAAAGTACGCAGATTTAAGATGGCTTATCGCcataacacacagacactggagtgacacacagaagcacagacaTATCTTAACAAGGAGCTGTTACAACATCATGTAAATATTCTGCAGTCAGTAGATTCGTAGTGCTTTTGTGTTGTAGAGTCATCTATAAATTACAGTAGTTTAGACAGTACTAGAGtcttaaaggtcccatattatgctCACGTTCAGGTTCATACTTTATTTTAGGTGTCTACTAGAAAATGTTACATGTTAATGTGTTCAAAATacacattatttttctcatACTGTCCATGCTGCTTTAGAATAAACAAAGATGAAATGTGGGACCTTTAAGTTGTTTCCCTGCACTCTTACAGTCACTTCTTACATTACAGTTCTTTTAGTCTCGCTGAGGGGAAGCCATCAATGGATAATGATGCACCATAGCGGAACCAAATGCTCCCAaagttttgtacattttcttcATCCAACTTTCAGCACAGTTCTCCCACTCATCAGTGTCACATATAATCGGACATTCACAGCTAATGTTGACTCATCCTGTAAGTGAAACACGGCTCAGAGAATTCCACTTTTTACCACACTAACAGCATTTTCTGGTTTTGCCCACATTACAATCACGACTTGTTGCTGGTGACTACTGGGCTTTTTCCAGCAGTGTTTGTCTTAACACAGGTGAAGGTTAATATGGTAAGAGCCCAGGAGTAGAGATTAGATTAGGtagggtgagtgtgtgtgtgtttgtatgtttgtatgatGCAGTGATATGTATCCGTGTAATGTGATCCTGGATGGGAAGGTGAGTGGAGGAAGGAGTTTGGCATGtgtggcagagacacagaaagacataGTGTTAATGTTATAGTAATAATACATGATGTAAGAACATCACTACAATAATATGATAATGACATTAAAATAATAAGGTCCCCGCATTCAGCAACACAGCCACTTCTCACTGCAGTaacattcattgttttctgCCCTCCTCCACATTACAATCACTACTTGTTGCTACTAAGGTCATGACTTTTTGGACTGATCCAGCAGAGTTAGTCACAACGCAGGTGAAGGTGGATTGGAAGTCCTCTGACGTGACGTTCTTCAACAGCAAACTCCTCTGTACGATTGCACCCTCCTCCAAAGTGGATCTAAAATAAACAGTCATCACAGCTCAGCACAGGTCGTTTTCAGcatcagaaaaaaatacacactcCAGCTTGGCAGGTGACACATTGTGTATTGATAATTGTACTTAAATAAGATGGAATAAAACCCATAATACTCACTCCTCTGACTCTACTATTCTGCCACTGCTGGATGCGTCTTCTGGGAAAGAATCATTGATGAGCCAGTAGATGAGCATCAGATCAGCTTCACAGTGTGTCAATGCCTCACAGTGAAGGAACAGCTGCTCTCCTGTAGGGCAGAATACATCCAGACCATCATATGTTACAGTATCCTACTGCGCCCTCGCCCAATAACAGCCTCTGTAAGCTACAAAACACCTGACTGACGATGATTTCTGCATGTAAACATTACCTGAGTGAGCTAGCATTTGGACGTGATGTGGCCCGATGATCTCAGGAGCTTCATCCTCAGAAACTGAACAAATTTAGGttagcacagaagaagaaaaaaaatgtaatgacatAAAAATCAAACTGTCAGCCATGAAACAAACTGTACCTGGAAATCCATCTgcaagcagcagacacagagatcCTAAGGCTGATCCAGAGATATAACATATTCACAACCAATGCCATGACACAGTGTAAATGGTTCTCGTAGTAAGCGTCATTACCTTGGACAGCAGATGACAGCTTCATGGTGACTCCGTCAGTGCCAGCACAAAACTTCAGTGACAGTTCTGTGCTTTTGACTGAAGCTTGGGTTTACTATATATACAAACTATTCACTTCCCCTACACCCACTCACCCACCGCACATGCCTTGAACATGCAGCCAAGGGGATTTCCTCATAAACAGGCCCACTCATGCTCTCTGTAGGTTGCTGATACTTCGAGTACATAAATGAAGCATGCTGACTAATATTGTGATCCCACTTGTGTTAATATGTGATGTCATCCAGTGAACAAtgctttggctttgatgttgGAAATCTCGaggatgcatgcatgcataagACGTCTAGACACCATGTAACATGTGACATTTATTCAACTGATCAtggtcaaaaacacaaaataatcaTCTTAGTGTTGTTGTGGCCAGTCCCTTTAGATGACAGAGAGgttcaaataaaacacagttggTTACTATGAGGACCAGCACCTGCTAACGGCAACAAACCATCACCTTCCAGCAGCTTTGGACGTGAAAATCCACAAACAAGGGAGCTGAACAGATCACATAAAGTGAGACCGGCACCACCAGCACTCTCTGAGTTCAAGgatccctgttttgttttcgtAGTTTGAATGATCACTGGTTTTACTCAAGTTACTAAACGGTATTGTCGCTCCATTTTCAGATCAAGTTAACAGTTGGCCAAAATgaggaaaacatatttttgctCACGTACCTCCAGAGGTATCAAGTCATGTGGATGATTTGGGTTTTATTGGCCAGGCCACAGCAAAACAATGGAGGTGTATTACACTTAGCTGGTGGTGctcacagcattgaaaaatgagatttaaaaaatgtcaacgtgtcatttcataaaataaaactgtcttttcctaactgagctgaactgaccctaaaagtacaaaacttATTGAAGTGAGTGATTGAAGGAGGGGTAAAGGTCGAAGCCAGTCGGACTGTTTAGCCAGTTGGTAAGGATGAGTGtccatgaaaacaaagagggcattttaaaatgcagtaaGATTAAAAGTTCCACCTGAACAAGCAGTGCATGAGGAATCCTCGCTTTAAGGACGATTCGCACTTCTTTCCTCATGGTGACGAGGCCTCTTCTCACATGACGCATGACTGTCAGCGCTTAGGAAACTCTTTCGCTGAGGTCACTCCAGTTCAAAATATGGGATCAATGTCAAGCAAGCCAAGCAGCTCTATGAGTGATCACATTAAATGACGCAGTGGCGAAATGATTTCAGAGGAAGTCTGCAGAGACTGTTTTCACGCATTCTGGAGGTACAGGGAGCGTTTGTGTCGATTTCCACTGAATATTTATTACTCATGTGTGAAAGCCATCAGACATGAGGATGAAAAACTCCTCTAACCAAGTTTTATGAAACACTTAAGACATGAATTAGTAAAAAGCACCTCTCTAATGATTTTGAAAACCGCTTTACTAGGCCATAAGATGCACAAACCAATTATTAAGATGTGTGAAGCAAATCCTGGGAAACTGACAGACATCCAAATTCAGATTACCAATAAAATTCAAATAAACCGTAAATACAGATAATATGTGCctataaatatatacaaaaagTATAGACACTTTTTTATTGGTGTTTTAGTTCAATGTTAGGCCCTCAGTCTTTTGAGCCAGTGCATATCTTCTCCGTATGGCGTGTAAGTCCATTTCTGACGTCGCAGGTCACTCCAGACCCAGGACGTAGTTGATACCTTGCACAAACCCAATAATGACGGGCTGCCAGGCCACCAAGTACCGAAGCCAGTCTAAAAGCTGTCCATACATGACATGTGGCCTCTCCCAGCTAAAAGGCAAATGGGTGAAGgaaattaaaatatatatattgcaCAGTAATCAAACATGGTTAATAAACAGGTGCCAGTATAAAGGCTTAATAACACATACAACTGACTGAACACGACCATGACGAGGTGGAAACGGCTTGCAGTTTCTCTAAAGGTCAGCACGTATTTCAGTGTTGCACAGTTGTCTAAAGTGTCATTTCTG
This region of Chaetodon trifascialis isolate fChaTrf1 chromosome 16, fChaTrf1.hap1, whole genome shotgun sequence genomic DNA includes:
- the nlrc3l1 gene encoding NLR family CARD domain-containing protein 3, yielding MMDQAEMEAMVTSSGSSSIGEAVSGRGQNVPDEDEDEDDGLYYIPDRRPSLDLGPNPMDISQWHSAEKALPPVLSYWSMTSEEDSDNMDSEDGSFTRVHLSRADSFSSCYSLDSDDCEQRIPKVKSKDDAVSEPSNTPELIQGPSEIMHPSLTVAFTFKAICKTLGKLSKDNIKRFKMMLWKRYPQSFSTSLQGMDMVDLVDRLLECYNLDVSLQITKSLLEEIEQKKLVEYLQTLCIRNEVRHELSEILKRTYGEACEDSATEAERKPFDDVFTDLNITSTCDNGPNIEHEVMTIEKLDSNREEGQLLSTKDILSAERLEQLSIKLMLITGVAGSGKSMAVRRLVLDWIEEQSHQHVSLLFPLPFRELRQFEGSKISLLDIIHTLYPPTRKLRDEDYRCEDCKIMFVFDGLDEYNGKLDFQNTELLSDHTDPTTLNIIVVNLLRGRLLYRGLFLVTSRPQVRRCIPWDTHCDEVDVRGFCDPDKYFTKRFQDPDQAARVIAHIRYFKTLHIMCHLPLFCSLVASEYQRLFKEQGTQAELPRSITYMYTKLLLVLMRQYRRFRAPDRSPDEERDFLMKLGKLAFNMLEQGQFKITRCDWKEVGIDEEEAVINSGLCTQYITKPFVLIQEKVLSFIHPTMQEYLAALYVFLTFRNQGKNTLEQQLKRKVRGMLKGYKPMELYKSAVDRSLLCEGGKLDIFLRFLFGMAMETNLELLQPFCTSSLKWPTVVEDAAALIRKKMRENQHPDRNNNLQHCLEELGVCESEATSC